A stretch of Aerococcus urinaehominis DNA encodes these proteins:
- a CDS encoding cell wall-binding repeat-containing protein — protein MKRTPAYIFALASSLALSATMAQEVSAAETQINDQVQQEAVTTNQSKPADNDLSASDQAALDQARDLIAQVAAEQTGQEVRNTNASAEALDQNSVTDDGQDSESSVAGSTEPNLISSQDQAASDQSVTSGEQKTILADNGKQSPIKVNDQVEIKNTSVAAKVSADQLADLDRIQGRDRFEVAAKASQLGWDKSDTILLANGYKGADVLTGTPLAHAHDMPILYTKDTWIPEVTLQEMRRLQVKHVVLLGAQASVSDKVAEQLLALDYQVSRIGGKNRYEQSVLIARQMEKVTGKPKQAFLVNGYKFADALSIATAAANMQAPIYLTKGDQLADEIIPALDQIGQLTIIGSQASVSDQVVKQAQNLGAKVDRIPGKNRYQVNRNILKKYHGNQPVLYVASGEIFSDALPAGNLAAKHGHAVLLVKDENVYNVKEQVEYALSQDVKTYLFFGGTKTLGTKTAQWFKQPQAFLDQIKANEAAAAEAKRLEAERKAQAAKASKTVTVGKTNSSFLNKLIVPAMELAHENGLYASVMMAQAALESGWGTSLLSREPNHNLFGIKGAYQGQSVNMQTLEDSGGRNYYSIRANFRKYPSYRESLQDYTNLLKNGLTSNQRFYAGAWKTNTNSYQEATRYLTGRYATDSAYASKLNRIISQNNLTQYDTPKDATGKIQVVVK, from the coding sequence TTGAAACGAACACCAGCTTATATTTTTGCCTTAGCCTCAAGTTTAGCCCTCAGTGCGACAATGGCCCAAGAGGTATCTGCTGCTGAGACACAAATTAATGACCAAGTACAGCAAGAAGCTGTTACTACTAACCAAAGCAAGCCAGCTGATAATGATTTGAGCGCTAGTGACCAAGCTGCCTTAGACCAGGCCCGAGACCTAATTGCCCAGGTAGCTGCTGAACAAACTGGACAAGAAGTAAGAAACACAAATGCTTCTGCTGAAGCACTCGACCAAAATTCAGTGACGGATGATGGTCAAGACAGTGAGTCTAGTGTAGCAGGCAGCACAGAGCCTAACTTAATAAGTAGTCAGGATCAGGCTGCTAGTGACCAGTCAGTTACTAGTGGGGAGCAAAAAACTATTCTTGCCGATAATGGCAAGCAATCACCTATTAAAGTGAACGACCAGGTTGAAATTAAAAATACCTCAGTGGCTGCTAAAGTATCGGCAGACCAATTAGCTGACTTGGACCGCATCCAAGGCCGTGACCGCTTTGAAGTTGCAGCTAAGGCTAGCCAGTTAGGCTGGGACAAGTCTGATACGATTCTATTAGCTAATGGCTACAAGGGTGCTGATGTGCTTACAGGCACTCCCTTGGCCCACGCTCATGACATGCCAATCCTCTATACTAAAGATACATGGATTCCTGAGGTAACTTTACAGGAAATGCGCCGTCTGCAAGTAAAACATGTTGTCTTATTGGGAGCCCAGGCTAGTGTGTCTGATAAGGTCGCCGAGCAACTATTGGCCTTAGATTATCAGGTTAGCAGGATTGGTGGTAAGAATCGCTATGAGCAATCTGTACTTATTGCCCGCCAAATGGAAAAAGTGACTGGTAAACCAAAGCAGGCCTTTCTGGTTAATGGTTATAAATTTGCGGATGCCTTAAGTATCGCGACAGCTGCTGCTAATATGCAGGCACCAATCTATTTAACTAAAGGTGACCAATTAGCGGATGAAATTATTCCAGCATTGGATCAAATTGGCCAGTTGACTATTATTGGCTCACAAGCTTCGGTATCAGACCAGGTTGTTAAACAAGCCCAGAATCTGGGTGCCAAGGTCGACCGAATTCCAGGTAAAAACCGTTACCAAGTGAATCGTAATATCTTAAAGAAATACCATGGTAACCAACCGGTTTTATATGTGGCCTCTGGTGAGATCTTCTCAGATGCGCTACCAGCCGGCAATTTAGCCGCTAAACATGGCCATGCTGTCCTGTTGGTTAAAGATGAGAATGTTTATAATGTTAAGGAGCAAGTCGAATATGCCCTTAGCCAAGATGTTAAAACTTATCTTTTCTTCGGTGGCACTAAGACCCTAGGTACTAAGACTGCTCAATGGTTTAAACAACCACAAGCCTTTTTAGACCAGATTAAGGCTAATGAGGCAGCGGCAGCAGAAGCTAAACGTTTGGAAGCTGAGCGTAAGGCGCAGGCGGCCAAGGCCAGTAAAACAGTTACAGTAGGCAAGACTAATAGTAGCTTCCTAAATAAATTAATTGTCCCAGCGATGGAGCTGGCTCATGAAAATGGTCTTTACGCTTCAGTCATGATGGCCCAAGCTGCTTTAGAGTCTGGTTGGGGAACAAGCCTCTTGTCTCGGGAGCCAAATCATAACTTATTTGGTATTAAAGGGGCCTACCAAGGACAGAGCGTTAATATGCAAACTTTAGAAGACTCTGGTGGCCGTAATTATTATTCAATTCGGGCTAATTTCCGCAAGTATCCTTCTTATCGAGAATCGCTTCAAGATTATACCAACCTACTTAAAAACGGCTTAACTTCAAATCAACGTTTTTATGCGGGTGCTTGGAAGACCAATACCAATAGCTACCAGGAGGCTACCCGCTATTTAACTGGTCGCTACGCAACTGATAGTGCTTATGCTAGCAAGTTAAACCGCATTATTAGTCAAAATAACCTAACGCAATATGACACACCAAAAGATGCAACAGGTAAAATTCAGGTCGTGGTTAAATAA
- a CDS encoding cell wall-binding repeat-containing protein, with translation MKLKPYLKVTLFSSALLFSSLLVDQVKAEEAPGQSQTQPASQNVSATDSDSAKKTENESTPTTPADTSQENVSSETGLADKGSEKDDTKPNSESDAAGEKKTDSQPEQSKQTDQQVDAGDKEKESEKLNPKESAEAKALYQRVVTKGTAPKGETALAKESSEGITVDRVHGANRFSNAVAISQAGWEKSDYVLIANGYMYADALTSAPLAAVYNAPLLLTKDKTIEDTTLAEIERLQAKHIILLGGTKSIHEDISKVLEYQGYAVRRIGGKNRYEQAALVAEEVMAATGSRDAFLASGELFSDALSISNIAAAKKLPIYLTRGNRLEQAVIDAIPKVNTWTLIGGEKTISKAVENRLTSLGGRVVKRFEGKNRYEVNRNITDWYYNDRLSHFYVVSGELYSDGLPAAMLAAKKGSALLLVKNNQGTLKEQTDFSVGKRKIKKYTIIGGATTVSPETEVTLNTPKAIFSPKKKEVNTMNQAAELLTYIMIAGHGDGDPGATGRIAKGENRYMKENLFPAMRKYLPAGVNVVWVENQNVYARDTLLPLVKEHGGADKTEVIEWHYDWANNPSRSGGHVIISGRSNADQLDLAIRDAIQKNVGLDHSYNFKGHSGISGRNDLRNPNRAQSGDVNYRLVELGFGSSPADANHMVNNVNQYAKDLVKAIFGKTK, from the coding sequence ATGAAACTTAAACCTTACTTAAAAGTAACCCTATTTTCTAGTGCCTTACTTTTTTCTAGCCTACTAGTTGACCAGGTAAAGGCTGAGGAGGCTCCTGGACAAAGTCAAACTCAGCCAGCTAGTCAGAATGTATCCGCTACGGATAGCGATTCAGCTAAGAAGACTGAAAATGAGTCGACACCAACAACACCCGCCGACACTAGCCAAGAAAATGTGAGCAGTGAAACAGGGCTAGCAGATAAAGGCTCTGAGAAAGATGATACTAAGCCTAATTCAGAATCTGATGCTGCTGGTGAAAAGAAAACAGATAGCCAACCTGAGCAATCTAAGCAAACTGACCAGCAGGTGGATGCTGGTGATAAGGAGAAAGAATCAGAAAAGCTTAACCCTAAAGAATCAGCTGAAGCTAAGGCCCTTTACCAACGTGTTGTAACTAAAGGGACGGCACCGAAAGGCGAGACAGCTCTAGCCAAAGAAAGTAGCGAAGGCATAACAGTTGACCGTGTTCATGGTGCCAACCGCTTCTCTAACGCGGTAGCTATCAGCCAAGCTGGTTGGGAAAAATCTGATTATGTTTTGATTGCTAACGGCTATATGTATGCCGATGCCTTAACAAGCGCACCTTTAGCTGCTGTTTATAATGCGCCACTACTTCTAACTAAGGATAAAACTATTGAAGATACGACCTTAGCTGAAATTGAGCGTCTACAAGCTAAACATATTATTTTACTTGGTGGAACTAAGTCTATCCATGAAGATATTTCTAAAGTTTTAGAATACCAGGGATATGCTGTGCGGCGGATTGGCGGTAAAAACCGTTACGAGCAAGCAGCCTTAGTAGCTGAAGAAGTTATGGCAGCGACTGGTAGCCGGGATGCCTTCCTTGCAAGTGGTGAACTCTTCTCTGATGCCTTATCTATCTCTAATATTGCCGCAGCCAAGAAATTACCGATTTACTTAACTCGGGGCAACCGTTTAGAGCAAGCGGTTATTGATGCCATCCCTAAAGTAAACACTTGGACGCTTATTGGTGGTGAAAAGACCATCAGTAAGGCGGTCGAAAATCGTTTAACTAGCCTTGGTGGTCGTGTGGTTAAACGTTTTGAAGGTAAGAACCGTTATGAAGTTAACCGTAATATTACAGATTGGTATTATAACGATCGTTTGAGCCATTTCTATGTTGTTTCAGGTGAGCTCTATTCAGATGGTCTGCCGGCAGCTATGTTAGCAGCTAAAAAAGGATCAGCCTTACTATTAGTTAAAAATAACCAGGGAACTTTAAAAGAACAAACAGATTTTTCTGTGGGTAAACGTAAGATTAAGAAGTATACAATTATTGGTGGTGCGACAACTGTTTCGCCAGAAACAGAGGTTACCTTAAATACACCTAAGGCCATTTTTTCACCTAAGAAAAAAGAAGTTAATACTATGAACCAGGCTGCTGAGTTATTAACTTATATTATGATTGCTGGTCATGGTGATGGCGACCCAGGTGCTACTGGTCGGATTGCTAAGGGTGAAAACCGTTATATGAAAGAAAATCTTTTCCCAGCCATGCGTAAATATTTGCCAGCTGGAGTGAATGTTGTCTGGGTAGAAAATCAAAACGTTTATGCCCGTGATACCTTGTTGCCGCTTGTAAAAGAGCACGGTGGTGCTGATAAAACAGAAGTGATTGAATGGCATTATGACTGGGCAAATAATCCTAGTCGAAGTGGTGGTCATGTCATTATTAGTGGTCGGTCAAATGCTGACCAATTGGACTTAGCTATCCGCGATGCAATTCAAAAGAATGTTGGTCTGGATCACTCTTATAACTTCAAAGGCCATAGTGGTATCTCAGGTCGTAATGATCTACGTAATCCTAACCGCGCTCAAAGTGGCGATGTTAACTATCGTTTAGTGGAGCTCGGTTTTGGTTCGAGTCCGGCAGATGCCAATCATATGGTAAATAATGTTAACCAATATGCTAAAGATTTAGTCAAAGCAATTTTTGGTAAAACTAAATAA
- a CDS encoding cell wall-binding repeat-containing protein, with amino-acid sequence MFINQLSTSTKVRYLALASSFVLSAFMGQVVQADEATSSSYQSVADQVNNPAIEMAQDQAVTNQLAAESSNQTNIEHQAINQNQEQVETNSQVELEQPATDIQPVNNVVPQATQKRIQGTSEAPQVDRIQGANRFDNAVEMSQAGWVESERVLLANGYQYADALTGAPLADVYNAPLLLTKADSISDNTINEIKRLKAQEVIVLGGQASISKAVTDSLVANGINFRRIGGRNRYEQASLVAKEIAKVNGTAKEAFLVSGTAFADALSVSTIAAQKQMPILLTRPNQLDQHTVEAATGINKFVIVGGQATISDAVSNQLKALGKTVKRIDGNNRYAVNRNALTKYGVSPQHSYVTSGEGFSDALPAAVLAARTGSNLLLVKNDNLGNLKEQLKYIVNEKGVKSYTLLGGEKSLSKQTLQAFQAPQKTIAYQPPVVTKRETIVNEAHKYIGTPYVWGGRTPSGFDCSGFTQYVYRQVTGKDIGSWTGAQQNAGPRISVGAAKPGDLLFWGGYGSTYHVAISLGNGRYIHSPQPGYTVTTASISPYFNPSFALDMSNWV; translated from the coding sequence ATGTTTATTAATCAATTATCAACAAGTACTAAAGTTCGTTATCTAGCCCTAGCTAGCTCATTTGTTTTATCAGCCTTTATGGGCCAAGTTGTCCAAGCTGATGAAGCGACTAGTTCTAGCTACCAATCAGTAGCTGATCAAGTCAATAACCCTGCTATTGAAATGGCGCAAGACCAAGCTGTGACGAATCAATTAGCAGCTGAGTCTAGTAATCAGACAAATATTGAACATCAAGCTATCAACCAAAATCAAGAGCAAGTAGAAACAAATAGCCAGGTTGAGCTTGAACAGCCAGCTACAGATATTCAACCAGTAAATAATGTTGTGCCACAAGCCACGCAAAAACGTATACAAGGCACAAGTGAGGCCCCTCAAGTTGACCGCATCCAAGGTGCTAATCGCTTCGATAATGCGGTTGAAATGAGCCAGGCCGGCTGGGTAGAGTCGGAACGTGTTTTACTAGCCAATGGCTATCAATATGCAGATGCATTAACTGGCGCACCATTAGCTGACGTATATAATGCACCGCTGTTACTAACAAAGGCTGACTCGATTTCAGATAATACAATCAATGAAATTAAACGCTTAAAGGCCCAAGAAGTTATTGTGCTAGGTGGTCAGGCTAGTATCTCTAAAGCAGTCACTGATAGCCTAGTAGCTAATGGTATTAATTTCCGTCGCATTGGTGGACGCAATCGCTACGAACAGGCTAGTCTAGTTGCCAAAGAAATTGCTAAGGTTAATGGCACAGCCAAGGAAGCCTTCTTAGTTTCTGGTACTGCTTTTGCTGATGCCCTATCAGTTTCTACGATTGCAGCGCAAAAACAAATGCCTATTTTATTAACACGGCCTAATCAACTCGACCAACACACAGTAGAGGCAGCCACAGGTATCAATAAATTTGTTATTGTTGGTGGCCAAGCAACTATCTCGGATGCGGTCAGCAACCAATTAAAAGCTCTGGGTAAAACGGTAAAGCGTATTGATGGTAATAACCGGTACGCGGTTAATCGTAACGCCTTAACAAAATATGGCGTCTCGCCACAGCATAGCTATGTTACTTCAGGTGAAGGTTTCTCAGATGCTCTACCGGCTGCTGTTTTAGCGGCACGGACCGGCAGCAATCTACTCTTAGTGAAAAATGATAATCTTGGTAACTTAAAAGAACAGTTAAAATATATTGTTAATGAAAAAGGTGTTAAGAGCTATACGTTATTAGGTGGAGAGAAGAGCTTATCTAAGCAAACTCTGCAAGCTTTCCAGGCACCGCAAAAAACAATAGCTTATCAACCACCAGTAGTAACTAAGCGAGAGACTATAGTCAACGAGGCTCATAAGTATATTGGTACCCCTTATGTATGGGGTGGCAGAACTCCTAGTGGTTTTGATTGCTCTGGGTTTACCCAATATGTTTACCGTCAAGTCACTGGTAAAGACATTGGTAGCTGGACAGGTGCTCAGCAAAATGCAGGCCCGCGCATCAGTGTTGGAGCAGCCAAGCCAGGTGATCTTCTTTTCTGGGGTGGCTATGGATCAACTTATCACGTGGCAATTTCTCTAGGCAATGGTCGCTATATTCACTCACCACAACCTGGATATACGGTAACCACTGCTAGTATCAGTCCATATTTTAATCCTAGTTTTGCTCTCGATATGTCAAACTGGGTTTAG
- a CDS encoding aminopeptidase, whose amino-acid sequence MSDFNHNLAKYARLLIEKGINVKKGDHVMVYIAINQAPLARLLADYAYQAGASRVYFTWTDDHLQRLDYEHVDSPELAHVPDYTIAREEDLILNKKISRLSIVSGDPDNLNGISSDKISQVQSERGQALKVRREATMKDQVKWTVAAAADYAWAKHVFPELADDEEACVAALWQAIFKTCRIDQENPIAAWDSHCRNLEAKAKYLNDQQFKALHYQAPGTNLTIGLPDQHIWTCAESFNPAGQPFIANMPTEEVFTAPDTRNIEGYVTSTKPLSYAGAMITGIKAHFKAGQITEITADTGQDIIQDLVNNNQGGRGLGEVALVPHSSPISQSNLTYYTTLFDENASNHIAIGAAYPTNIVGGEKMTDQELIDRGINRSHVHVDFMIGSPDMDIDAIDQDGNRVPIFRQGEWAF is encoded by the coding sequence ATGTCTGATTTTAACCATAACCTAGCTAAATATGCCCGCCTTTTAATTGAAAAAGGCATCAATGTTAAAAAGGGAGACCACGTGATGGTCTATATCGCCATTAACCAGGCTCCTCTGGCCCGCCTTTTAGCTGATTATGCTTATCAGGCTGGTGCAAGTCGGGTTTACTTTACCTGGACCGATGACCATCTACAACGACTAGACTATGAACATGTGGATAGCCCTGAGCTGGCCCATGTCCCTGATTACACCATTGCCCGTGAAGAAGATCTCATTCTCAACAAAAAAATTTCTCGTTTGTCAATTGTGTCAGGAGACCCAGACAATCTAAACGGCATTTCTAGTGATAAAATTTCTCAAGTCCAAAGTGAGCGCGGTCAGGCCCTAAAGGTTAGACGAGAAGCAACCATGAAAGATCAAGTTAAATGGACAGTTGCTGCCGCAGCAGATTATGCTTGGGCTAAGCATGTTTTTCCTGAATTGGCAGACGATGAGGAGGCCTGTGTCGCTGCCCTGTGGCAAGCTATCTTTAAAACTTGTCGAATCGATCAAGAGAATCCTATTGCAGCCTGGGATAGCCACTGCCGCAACCTAGAAGCCAAAGCCAAGTATCTGAATGACCAACAATTTAAAGCCCTCCACTATCAAGCACCAGGAACTAACCTTACTATTGGTCTACCTGATCAACATATTTGGACCTGTGCAGAAAGCTTCAACCCCGCTGGTCAGCCCTTTATTGCTAATATGCCAACAGAGGAGGTCTTCACCGCTCCTGATACGCGCAATATTGAAGGTTACGTGACTTCTACCAAACCGCTATCTTATGCGGGTGCAATGATAACCGGCATTAAGGCCCACTTTAAGGCTGGACAAATTACTGAAATTACTGCGGATACCGGCCAAGATATTATCCAAGACTTAGTTAACAATAACCAAGGCGGTCGCGGTTTAGGTGAAGTGGCCTTAGTCCCTCATTCATCACCAATTTCCCAAAGTAACTTGACCTATTACACGACCCTCTTTGATGAAAATGCCTCTAATCATATTGCAATTGGTGCTGCCTATCCAACCAATATTGTGGGCGGTGAGAAAATGACTGACCAAGAGTTAATCGACCGTGGTATCAACCGCAGCCATGTTCACGTTGATTTTATGATTGGTAGCCCTGATATGGATATTGACGCCATTGACCAAGATGGTAACCGAGTCCCTATTTTCCGACAAGGAGAATGGGCCTTCTAA
- a CDS encoding flavodoxin, producing the protein MKALVVFASLTGNTEEIADVFTEALENLGIETEMEECSSVYGEDFLDYDICAVATYTYGTDADLPDEIVDLYEDLAELDLGGKIFATMGSGDHFYEKFCQSVLDFEARFLEQGATQAGPSVLVDLNPEAEDIEALENLAQQCQAKVLELQGGE; encoded by the coding sequence ATGAAAGCCTTAGTCGTATTTGCAAGTTTAACCGGAAATACTGAAGAAATTGCCGATGTTTTTACTGAAGCCCTAGAAAATTTAGGCATTGAAACTGAAATGGAAGAATGTAGTTCGGTATACGGTGAAGACTTTCTCGATTATGATATTTGTGCCGTGGCTACTTATACTTATGGCACTGATGCTGATTTACCTGATGAAATTGTTGACCTGTATGAAGATTTAGCCGAATTAGATCTGGGCGGAAAAATTTTTGCAACTATGGGATCAGGTGACCATTTTTACGAGAAATTCTGCCAGTCAGTGCTTGATTTTGAGGCACGCTTTTTAGAGCAAGGGGCTACTCAAGCAGGACCATCTGTTTTAGTTGACCTAAATCCAGAAGCAGAAGATATAGAAGCCTTGGAGAACTTAGCACAACAATGTCAAGCCAAAGTTTTAGAACTACAGGGAGGCGAGTAA
- a CDS encoding GntR family transcriptional regulator, with protein sequence MGKVQKLEQVAYLYIRRQVLGGEWSDGYHIVESSLSDHLDVSRSPVRSALRVLADEGTVQDIPYRGYFVKGVDKQDSHLGLELRFFQVLAYRILDHMEKHASKTWQITDRLNHELDKLDQAYVQENMSDFITAVDHVSQLALSLAANDFMKKSCQNSLMTICQHVLANQDNQAFKELTTPLYLYFKDFNRLLLQGRFIDCKVVIDLLSAYLYQLLSDVDQAEYDLKLPYSLK encoded by the coding sequence ATGGGAAAAGTACAAAAACTAGAACAGGTTGCCTACCTATACATTAGACGTCAAGTTCTTGGGGGAGAATGGTCTGATGGCTATCATATTGTCGAGTCTAGCCTTTCCGACCACTTAGATGTCAGCCGCAGTCCAGTCCGATCAGCCTTACGCGTCCTAGCTGACGAAGGGACTGTCCAAGATATTCCCTACCGAGGCTATTTTGTTAAGGGCGTGGATAAACAGGACAGCCATCTCGGCTTAGAGTTGCGATTTTTCCAAGTATTAGCCTATCGCATACTGGACCATATGGAAAAACATGCCAGCAAGACCTGGCAAATCACTGACCGACTAAATCATGAGCTCGATAAATTAGACCAAGCCTATGTCCAAGAAAACATGTCCGATTTTATCACAGCTGTAGACCATGTCAGCCAGCTTGCCCTATCTCTAGCTGCTAATGATTTCATGAAAAAATCTTGCCAAAATAGCCTGATGACTATCTGCCAACATGTGTTAGCAAACCAGGACAATCAAGCTTTCAAGGAGCTAACTACTCCTCTCTACCTTTATTTCAAGGATTTTAACCGTCTTCTATTACAAGGACGTTTTATCGATTGTAAAGTGGTCATCGACCTTTTGAGCGCTTATCTCTATCAGCTGCTATCTGATGTTGATCAAGCCGAATACGATCTCAAGTTGCCCTACAGTCTTAAATAA